CTGGCCATGTGGCTGGGCCGCCCGATCGCCTCGCTTCCGGAGGATCCCGATCTGGTCGGTCGCGCGCTGGTCCGGCGCTATCTGGCCGCTTTCGGACCGGCGGCCTCGGCCGACCTGCGCGCCTGGTGCGGCCTGGCCGGGCTGCCCGCCGCGGTGCGCGCGGTCCGCGCGGAGCTGGTGGCCTTCCGCGACGAACGCGGCCGCGAACTGCTCGACCTCCCGGACGCGCCCCGCCCCGACCCGGACACCCCCGCCCCGGTGCGCTTCCTGCCCGCTTTCGACAACGCGATCCTCGGCTATCACGACCGCAGCCGGATCATCGACGACGAGCACCGCGGCCTGTCGGTCGCCGGTGCGCGCGTCGTGCTGGTCGACGGCCGGGTCGCGGCCACGTGGACCGAGGAGTCGGGCACCGTGCACGTCGCCCCGCTGCGCCGCTTGTCCCGGGCCGAGTCCACCGCGGTCACCGAGCAGGGTCGCGAACTCGCGTTGTTCCTCTCCGGCAAAGACAGTCAGCGCGTCCAGGTGGACACGCCTGCGCGCTGATCGGAACCGCGGAAAAGATCGTGCCACTGCTCGAGTGGTGCGCGGGGCGCGGCTAGTTCGCCGCGCTCTGTGCGTATCTACCCGGCGTCGTGCCCAGAATGCGCTTGAAGTGGCGGGTCAGATGCGGTTGGTCATGAAAGCCGGTGGCAGCCGCCACATCTCGCGCGGGCATGCCACTCAGTAGCAACGGGCGGGCGAGATCGACCCGGCGGGAAATCAGGTACTGGTGCGGCGGCATCCCGAACTCGCGGCGGAACGCGCGAATGAGATGAGTGGCATCGGCGTGCAATATCGCCGCCGCCTCGGTGAGCGAAAGCCCTTCGGCAATACGGGAATCGAGCAGACCACGCAGCCGATGTGCCAACCCCGGATCGGCGTGCCGCGGCAGCGGATCCGTGCCGAGCAGCAGGTCGCGCAGCCGATCGTGGATGAGGGCGAGGCGGCTGGCGGCCTCGAACTCCTCGCCGGAATGCGCTAGGACAGCGTGCAATTGGCGGATTCGCCGGTGCAGCAGCGGGTCGGTGAAGGTGGGCGAGTCGACAGCACGACCGATCATCGCCGCGCTGAGCTGCGCGTCGTCGAGATAGAGCACGCGCTTGCGGAATCCGTCCGCGGTCGCCGCCTGACCGTTGTGCGGCACATGCGGCGGCAGCAGCGACACCACCGAGCCGAGCACGCCGTGCTCGTGCCGGTCGAGGTCGTAGCGGACCATCCCGTCGTCGACGATCAGCAGCGTCCAGGAGTCGTGGGCATGCATCGGGTAGACGTGCTCGACGAAACGGGCATGGAAGACCTCGACGATGCCCGGCACTCGCGGCTGCCAGGCTCTGATCTGCTCGATCGCACCGCCCGCAACCATGCCAGGATCGTACAAGCCTTCCTGTGCCGGTCCACGGAAGAGTCGGGGGCATGGAGAACGTGCGTTTCGATACCAAGATCGCGGTACTGCTGCGGGCGGACTTGCCGACCTGGCAGCGGCTGAATGTGACGGCATTCCTGGTCAGCGGTCTCGGCACGGTGCACCCGGAGGTGATCGGGGAACCGTACGAGGACGCGGACGCGACCAGCTACTTGCCGATGTTCCGGCAGCCCGTGCTCGTCTTCGAGGGCAGCAAAGAGGTCGTGCGCAACGCACACGGCAAGGCGCTGGCGCGGGAACTGCGCACTGCGGTGTTCACCTCCGACCTGTTCACCACCGGAAACGATCAGGACAATCGGGCCGCGGTGCGCGCGGTCGGCAGCGACGACTTGGACCTCGTCGGCGTCGCCGTCTACGGACCGCGCAACGTGGTGGACAAAGTACTCAAAGGCGCCCGCATGCATCCATGAACCGAAGGCTGCGGCATCAACTCCGCGCGTTCCGGTCCAGCCAGGTCTTTATGTAGTCGAGCACTTTCGGGTCGGTGGTGGTCTCGGTTCTCGCGTATTCATCCGGCATACCGGTGACCGCTGGTTGCATGAGATGGTTCACGCCCTCGAAGGTGTGCACCGTCGCCTTCGGGTTGCCTGCCAGCAGTTCACGCATCAGCGGGTCATTGACCGCAGCCTCGACCTGCACGTCCTTGGTTCCGAAGAGAGCAAGGACGGGGACGCGCAAAGCACGCAACGCGGGCGCGGGGTCGTAAGTCGATTGCGCCGCATATTCCTGGTTGATCGACTTGTCGATATCTTCGTCACGGGACTGTTCGGCCGCCGGAAGTCGCCGATTCGCTTCGCGTGCATTGCGTCGCGCTTCGTCGAAATTGCCTGCCCGCAGCAGATCGCATTCGGTTTGCACTGCAGCGTCACTCGCCGCCAGGCGGTCGGGGGAGGTCGTCCCGGTCGCCTGCAACTGCACGCGCAGCTGATGCTTGAGGACTTCGCATCCGTGCTGCGCCGGTCCCGCCATGAGCACGGTGAATGCGACCTTGTCTGGTGCCTGCTGCGCCACCAGCGGCGCCAGGGAACCGCCCTGACTGTGGCCCAGCACGCCGATGCGATCGCGATCGATATCCGATCGTTCACGCAGATAAGAGATTTGCGCGAGCACATCCGAGGCGAGGTCGTCGTAGGTGGCCTCGCTCTTGTCCCCGGTGGTCGCGCCGACCCCGCGATCATCGGACCGCAGGACCGCATACCCCGCCCTGGTCAAGGCATCGGCGATGAGCAGAAAGGGCTTGTGCGACGCGAACTCTTCGTCGCGAGTTTGCTTTCCACCGCCGGGCACCAGAACCACCGCGGGAAACGGGCCCTTTCGATCGGGGACAGTGAGGGTGCCACCGATGGTGATTCCGTTGTTGCGCAGTGTCACGTCGGTCGAATGATAAGTCTCGTCAGGTTTTTCCTCCGACGACGTACACCCCGCCACAACGGCCGACAGTAACAACGCGACGAGGGCAAGCCCGCCTCTGCTGGCGACAAAAGCCATATCAACTCGCCGTCCCTTCCCGCATCGGTTCCTGCACGGACTGTAGGCGCGCCCATTCACCCCGCACATCCGGGAACACCCCGAGGTACACCAGTAGATTTCGCGGCATCGCTCGGCACTCCCGCCACCTCGCAGGTGTTTGCGGGGATCGGTGGGCGCTACTCGATGGTCGCGATCTCCGCTGGTAGCGTCGGTTTCGTGACCAGAGCCGACCCGTACCTCGGATTCAGCGGGGACGCGCGGCGGGTGATGACGCTCTACCGGGTGGTACTCGGCGAGCGCACGGCACGCGGACTGGTCCCAGGTCTATGACGGACGAACTCGACGACAGACTGGACCGGATCGGACAGCATCATTTCCGCGCGAAGTTCCGGCTGCGGGGGCGCGACCGCGCCGTGGTCGACCTGCGCGGGATCGCGACCGTCCGCAAGCACGCCGAGGACCTGATCGCCCGCAGGCTGGCCCCGGCCGAACCGCGCAACGACGGCAAGCAGACGCCCTACCGCGGACATCCGGTCTTCGTCGCCCAGCACGCCACCGCCACCTGCTGCCGCACCTGCCTCGCCCGCTGGCACGACATTCCCGCCGGGCACGAACTCGACGACGCCGAACGCGCCTACGTCGTCGACGCGATCTGCCGATGGATCGTGCGACAGTACGCCCCGAATCAACCGCCACCCTGACGCCCGCGATGGGATATCCCTCTTCAGCGCCATAGATCAGTTCCGAATTGAGACTGGATCAGGTAGCGTCCGGCCTCGTAATGAAACCGATCTTTCGACCAGAGGAACTCATGCGAGTCCAAACCAGTAGGGACGGAAGGATATTCGTTATCCGGTTGAATCGACCGGACAAACGCAATGCCTTCGACGCGGCGATGACCAGCGGACTCGATGCCGCGCTCAACGAATTCGACGACGACCCGAGCCTGTGGGTCGCTGTCCTCACCGGCGAGGGCGACGGGTTCTCCGCCGGCACCGACCTGAGCAGCGGATCCGGCGAACCCACGCCCCGCGGCGGGCACTACGGCCTGGTGCGCCGTGCCCGCCGCAAGCCGCTGATCGCCGCGGTGGAGGGCTTCGCCTACGGCGGCGGCATGGAAATCGTGCTCGCGTGCGACCTGCTGGTCGCCGCCCGCACCGCCACCTTCGGACTGCCCGAATCGCGGCGCGGCGTCATCGCCACGTGCGGCGGGCTGTTCCGCACCGCGCGGGCGCTGCCCTTGAACGTGGCCAAGCAACTGCTGCTGACCGGCGAGCCGATCACCGCCGAACGTGGCTACGAATTGGGCTTCGTCAACGAAATCGCCGATGCGG
This genomic stretch from Nocardia brasiliensis ATCC 700358 harbors:
- a CDS encoding AraC family transcriptional regulator, which encodes MVAGGAIEQIRAWQPRVPGIVEVFHARFVEHVYPMHAHDSWTLLIVDDGMVRYDLDRHEHGVLGSVVSLLPPHVPHNGQAATADGFRKRVLYLDDAQLSAAMIGRAVDSPTFTDPLLHRRIRQLHAVLAHSGEEFEAASRLALIHDRLRDLLLGTDPLPRHADPGLAHRLRGLLDSRIAEGLSLTEAAAILHADATHLIRAFRREFGMPPHQYLISRRVDLARPLLLSGMPARDVAAATGFHDQPHLTRHFKRILGTTPGRYAQSAAN
- a CDS encoding DUF2000 domain-containing protein, which produces MENVRFDTKIAVLLRADLPTWQRLNVTAFLVSGLGTVHPEVIGEPYEDADATSYLPMFRQPVLVFEGSKEVVRNAHGKALARELRTAVFTSDLFTTGNDQDNRAAVRAVGSDDLDLVGVAVYGPRNVVDKVLKGARMHP
- a CDS encoding alpha/beta hydrolase family protein, which codes for MAFVASRGGLALVALLLSAVVAGCTSSEEKPDETYHSTDVTLRNNGITIGGTLTVPDRKGPFPAVVLVPGGGKQTRDEEFASHKPFLLIADALTRAGYAVLRSDDRGVGATTGDKSEATYDDLASDVLAQISYLRERSDIDRDRIGVLGHSQGGSLAPLVAQQAPDKVAFTVLMAGPAQHGCEVLKHQLRVQLQATGTTSPDRLAASDAAVQTECDLLRAGNFDEARRNAREANRRLPAAEQSRDEDIDKSINQEYAAQSTYDPAPALRALRVPVLALFGTKDVQVEAAVNDPLMRELLAGNPKATVHTFEGVNHLMQPAVTGMPDEYARTETTTDPKVLDYIKTWLDRNARS
- a CDS encoding DUF4186 domain-containing protein, producing MTDELDDRLDRIGQHHFRAKFRLRGRDRAVVDLRGIATVRKHAEDLIARRLAPAEPRNDGKQTPYRGHPVFVAQHATATCCRTCLARWHDIPAGHELDDAERAYVVDAICRWIVRQYAPNQPPP
- a CDS encoding enoyl-CoA hydratase-related protein; translated protein: MRVQTSRDGRIFVIRLNRPDKRNAFDAAMTSGLDAALNEFDDDPSLWVAVLTGEGDGFSAGTDLSSGSGEPTPRGGHYGLVRRARRKPLIAAVEGFAYGGGMEIVLACDLLVAARTATFGLPESRRGVIATCGGLFRTARALPLNVAKQLLLTGEPITAERGYELGFVNEIADAGAALTAAMALAQRVCRSAPTSVQESLVALERVHSADDQFAWQVTEEAIANTLTSQDTAEGVQAFLERREPRWSGR